In one window of Candidatus Zixiibacteriota bacterium DNA:
- the gcvPB gene encoding aminomethyl-transferring glycine dehydrogenase subunit GcvPB, protein MGRRADSEDQRREELKTNVYSTDGRNIFEKSHPGRKGYTLPAVDVETQPLDILIDKRFLRDSAPNLPEVSENEIMRHFVGMSVKNHHIDKGFYPLGSCTMKYNPKVNERTARYPGFASVHPLQLNHTVAGALELLHATASYLAEIAGMHAVTLQPAAGAQGEFCGMLIARKYHIKNGNKRKYVVLPDSAHGTNPASVVLAGYQVKQVKSSEDGTLSPQALAEVVDEDTAAVMLTNPNTLGLFEKSVEEIAKIVHDAGALLYMDGANLNAQLGIVRPGDLGFDIVHFNLHKTFSTPHGGGGPGSGPVGVTEKLEPFLPYPVVSKKSDDGAGKYYLNYNRPDSIGKLHAFYGNFGVIVRACTYILSNGAEGLREVAESAIVNANYLKEQLKEKYDLPHPQHCMHEFVLSGNRQKKRGVRTADIAKRLLDFGVHAPTCYFPLIVPEAIMIEPTDTETREVLDRFAEIMLQIDREVDEDPEMLRTAPHNTPVGRLDERKAATELDVVWEY, encoded by the coding sequence ATGGGTCGACGAGCAGATAGTGAAGATCAAAGAAGGGAAGAACTGAAGACGAACGTATACTCAACAGACGGCAGGAACATCTTTGAGAAATCACATCCCGGTCGGAAAGGATATACACTTCCTGCCGTCGATGTCGAGACTCAGCCGCTCGATATTCTGATAGACAAGCGCTTCCTTAGGGACAGCGCGCCGAATCTGCCCGAAGTCTCAGAGAATGAAATAATGCGGCATTTTGTCGGAATGTCGGTAAAGAATCATCATATCGACAAGGGTTTCTATCCACTCGGGTCGTGCACTATGAAGTACAATCCGAAAGTAAATGAGCGCACCGCCCGATACCCCGGATTTGCATCTGTGCATCCGCTCCAGTTGAATCACACAGTAGCAGGCGCTCTTGAACTGCTCCACGCAACGGCATCGTATCTCGCAGAGATTGCTGGAATGCATGCGGTCACATTGCAGCCGGCCGCGGGAGCTCAGGGTGAATTCTGCGGAATGCTGATTGCGCGCAAGTATCATATTAAGAATGGCAATAAGCGCAAATATGTTGTGCTGCCCGATTCTGCTCACGGCACCAATCCGGCATCGGTCGTTCTTGCGGGTTACCAGGTGAAACAGGTCAAGTCGTCGGAAGATGGCACGCTTTCCCCGCAAGCACTCGCGGAAGTCGTGGATGAAGATACCGCAGCAGTGATGCTGACGAACCCAAACACACTGGGATTGTTCGAGAAGAGTGTGGAAGAAATTGCAAAGATCGTGCATGATGCAGGCGCATTGCTCTATATGGACGGCGCCAACTTGAACGCGCAGCTCGGTATTGTTCGTCCCGGTGACCTCGGATTCGACATAGTCCATTTCAATCTGCACAAGACATTTTCGACTCCGCACGGCGGCGGCGGTCCCGGATCGGGACCCGTCGGCGTGACAGAGAAGCTGGAGCCGTTCCTGCCGTACCCTGTTGTGTCGAAGAAATCCGACGATGGCGCAGGCAAATACTATCTCAACTACAACCGCCCCGATTCTATAGGGAAGCTTCATGCCTTTTACGGCAATTTCGGCGTGATCGTAAGGGCGTGTACTTATATACTTTCCAACGGTGCCGAAGGTCTGCGTGAGGTCGCCGAGTCGGCGATTGTCAATGCGAACTACCTCAAAGAGCAGCTGAAAGAGAAGTACGATTTGCCGCATCCGCAGCACTGCATGCATGAGTTCGTGCTTTCCGGCAACAGACAGAAGAAACGCGGTGTCAGGACTGCCGACATAGCCAAGAGGCTGCTTGATTTCGGCGTTCATGCGCCGACATGCTATTTCCCGCTGATTGTTCCGGAAGCGATCATGATCGAACCGACCGACACCGAGACGAGGGAAGTACTTGACAGGTTCGCCGAGATCATGCTGCAGATAGACCGCGAGGTGGATGAAGATCCGGAAATGCTCCGCACCGCGCCCCACAACACACCGGTCGGGCGTCTCGACGAACGCAAGGCAGCCACGGAGCTGGATGTTGTGTGGGAGTATTGA
- the bamD gene encoding outer membrane protein assembly factor BamD, producing the protein MDSVTFTNPSVAAISKSVIFSKYNAEVDSQFAKLYGITGYPTMVIVKPNGAEIDRLVGFYPPEDFIPALFDVMQNRNTLDDYLTRLANYPDSAALRMEVAEKYKYRSQSDVAKMHYNFIIDSDRENLLGYSDDCLLSLGQMELKAKNYADAVGYFEMMQTEYPASELFEEANVYVPYTLMKAGEKKKAIKAFEAFKKEFPESEDLEWVDEQIVKIKEGKN; encoded by the coding sequence TTGGATAGCGTTACGTTCACGAATCCGTCCGTTGCCGCAATCTCGAAGAGTGTTATATTCAGCAAGTACAATGCGGAAGTTGACTCACAGTTTGCGAAGTTATATGGAATCACCGGATATCCAACGATGGTAATTGTGAAGCCAAACGGTGCGGAAATAGATCGACTGGTTGGGTTTTATCCGCCGGAGGATTTTATTCCGGCGTTGTTCGATGTTATGCAGAACAGGAATACACTTGATGACTATCTGACAAGATTAGCCAATTATCCTGACAGCGCTGCACTGCGAATGGAAGTCGCAGAGAAGTACAAGTATCGCAGTCAATCCGATGTGGCGAAGATGCATTACAACTTCATAATCGACAGCGACAGAGAGAATCTGCTGGGCTATTCGGATGACTGTTTGTTGTCACTCGGTCAGATGGAGCTCAAGGCAAAGAACTACGCTGATGCTGTCGGTTATTTCGAGATGATGCAAACTGAGTATCCTGCGAGCGAGTTGTTTGAAGAAGCCAATGTCTATGTCCCTTATACACTCATGAAAGCGGGCGAAAAGAAGAAAGCCATCAAAGCTTTCGAGGCTTTCAAGAAGGAATTTCCCGAATCTGAAGACCTCGAATGGGTCGACGAGCAGATAGTGAAGATCAAAGAAGGGAAGAACTGA